One genomic segment of Catalinimonas alkaloidigena includes these proteins:
- a CDS encoding sulfatase → MPRLLIKFLCCLFVSFSFWSCRSQAYRSEHMVEMPKPNILFIAVDDLRPELNCYGKTQVISPNIDRLASESLVFNRAYCQVPVCGASRASLLTGLRPTRDRFIGYATRVDEDAPEALTLPQHLKDHGYYTISNGKIFHHLNDMIESWSEAPWHPNESGTNWRDYVLEENIALSAQKDGSNGPSYEIAEVEDEAYYDGKTAQKTIDDLKRLAEKEQPFFLAAGFLKPHLPFNAPKKYWDLYDEQTISPAENDFRPKDAPDAAIHNWGELRNYTDIPAKGPLTNEKADTLVHGYYACVSYTDAQIGKVLQALEELELAENTIVILWGDHGWNLGEHGLWCKHANFESSLRAPLMIKVPEVEGGKMTNALTEFVDIYPSLCELSGIPVPHHLQGTSFVPLLTQPDQQWKKHTVSKYHNGYTVKSDDYRYTEWSDEQGKIYARMLYDHRTDSLENVNISEEVDSKSIIQQMQHTLYTTYSEEFE, encoded by the coding sequence ATGCCTAGACTGCTGATTAAATTTCTCTGTTGCCTTTTTGTTTCATTTTCTTTCTGGTCCTGTCGTTCCCAGGCCTACCGTTCTGAGCACATGGTAGAAATGCCCAAGCCTAATATCCTGTTTATTGCCGTTGATGACTTAAGACCGGAACTTAATTGCTATGGAAAAACTCAGGTTATTTCTCCCAACATAGATCGGCTGGCTTCCGAAAGCCTTGTTTTCAACAGGGCTTACTGTCAGGTCCCGGTTTGTGGTGCTTCCCGGGCTAGCCTGCTTACCGGCCTGCGTCCTACCCGAGACCGCTTTATTGGCTATGCAACCCGTGTAGACGAGGATGCACCGGAAGCACTTACACTTCCTCAACATTTGAAAGATCACGGCTACTATACCATTTCTAACGGTAAAATTTTTCACCATTTGAATGACATGATAGAAAGCTGGAGTGAAGCGCCCTGGCACCCTAATGAAAGTGGGACTAACTGGCGTGATTATGTGCTGGAAGAAAATATAGCGCTTTCCGCTCAAAAGGATGGGAGCAACGGGCCTTCATACGAAATCGCGGAGGTAGAGGATGAAGCTTATTATGATGGAAAGACGGCTCAGAAAACCATTGATGACCTGAAAAGGCTGGCTGAAAAAGAGCAGCCCTTCTTTCTGGCAGCAGGTTTCCTCAAACCTCATCTTCCCTTTAATGCTCCTAAAAAATACTGGGATTTGTATGATGAACAAACGATCAGTCCGGCAGAAAATGACTTCAGGCCTAAGGATGCTCCTGATGCAGCTATACACAACTGGGGCGAGCTCCGTAACTATACCGATATACCTGCTAAAGGGCCTCTGACGAATGAAAAAGCTGATACACTTGTACATGGCTATTACGCTTGTGTCAGCTATACTGATGCTCAAATCGGTAAAGTTTTACAAGCGCTAGAAGAGCTGGAGTTGGCTGAAAATACAATCGTTATTCTCTGGGGAGATCATGGATGGAACCTAGGGGAACATGGCCTTTGGTGTAAACATGCTAATTTTGAAAGCTCTCTCCGCGCTCCGCTTATGATCAAAGTACCGGAGGTAGAGGGTGGTAAAATGACTAATGCCCTTACCGAGTTTGTTGATATTTACCCTTCTCTTTGCGAACTGTCAGGAATACCAGTCCCTCATCATTTGCAGGGGACCAGCTTCGTTCCCTTGCTTACTCAGCCCGATCAGCAGTGGAAGAAACACACCGTCAGTAAATATCATAATGGTTATACCGTAAAAAGCGATGATTATCGTTATACAGAATGGAGCGATGAGCAGGGAAAAATTTATGCGCGCATGCTCTATGATCATCGTACAGACTCATTGGAAAATGTTAATATTTCTGAAGAAGTTGATAGCAAAAGCATCATCCAGCAAATGCAGCACACTTTGTACACCACCTATTCGGAAGAGTTTGAGTAG
- a CDS encoding 5-(carboxyamino)imidazole ribonucleotide synthase, which produces MSVAFYQNFKLGVLGGGQLGRMLIQSAIDFNLDVWILDPDENAPCKNIATQFFQGSLTDFDTVYNFGRQCDLVTIEIENVNTQALKKLQEEGVKVYPEPQVIELIQDKRAQKTFYKEHNIPTADFVLTENKEDVRKYIAMLPAVHKLGKEGYDGRGVQKITTSQELDKAFETPGLLEKLIDFEKELAVIVARNEKGEMKTFPVVELVFHPEHNLVEYLFAPANIGEQIASDADALAKEVIEKLGMTGLLAVEMFLTKEGKLLVNEIAPRTHNSGHHSIEANVTSQFEQHLRAILNMPLGSTATKVPAAMVNLLGEDGFTGLAKLEGLEETLSIEGVKVHLYGKKLTKPFRKMGHITIIDQDINALKKKVEQVKHSLKIKA; this is translated from the coding sequence ATGTCAGTAGCATTTTACCAAAATTTTAAATTAGGCGTGTTAGGGGGAGGCCAACTGGGCCGCATGCTGATACAATCAGCCATAGATTTTAACCTGGATGTGTGGATACTTGATCCTGATGAAAACGCTCCCTGTAAAAATATCGCTACCCAATTTTTCCAAGGCTCACTTACTGACTTTGATACTGTCTATAATTTCGGCAGGCAGTGCGATTTGGTTACCATAGAGATAGAGAATGTAAATACTCAGGCGCTAAAAAAACTGCAGGAAGAAGGTGTTAAAGTATACCCAGAGCCCCAGGTCATTGAGCTGATTCAGGACAAGCGCGCGCAAAAAACTTTTTACAAAGAACATAATATACCCACGGCAGATTTTGTGCTTACTGAAAATAAAGAAGATGTACGCAAATATATCGCAATGTTGCCGGCCGTACATAAGCTGGGGAAAGAAGGTTATGATGGGAGAGGGGTACAAAAAATTACTACTTCGCAAGAGCTGGACAAGGCATTTGAAACTCCTGGATTGCTGGAAAAACTAATTGATTTTGAAAAGGAGCTGGCAGTAATAGTAGCCAGAAATGAAAAGGGAGAGATGAAGACTTTCCCGGTAGTAGAACTGGTATTTCATCCTGAGCACAATCTGGTAGAATATCTTTTTGCACCTGCCAATATCGGTGAGCAGATTGCCAGTGATGCTGATGCTTTGGCCAAGGAAGTCATTGAAAAGTTAGGGATGACCGGTTTGTTGGCAGTAGAAATGTTTCTGACCAAAGAGGGAAAGTTGTTGGTCAATGAAATTGCTCCCCGCACTCATAATAGTGGCCACCACAGTATTGAAGCAAATGTTACCTCACAGTTTGAGCAGCATCTGCGAGCAATCCTCAATATGCCTTTAGGCTCTACCGCTACCAAAGTGCCTGCCGCTATGGTCAATCTGCTGGGTGAGGATGGCTTTACAGGACTGGCTAAACTGGAAGGATTAGAAGAGACGCTATCCATAGAAGGTGTGAAAGTACATTTATACGGAAAAAAACTGACCAAGCCTTTTCGTAAAATGGGGCATATCACCATCATTGATCAGGATATCAACGCATTAAAAAAGAAAGTAGAACAAGTAAAACATAGTTTAAAAATCAAAGCATGA
- a CDS encoding MutS-related protein: protein MNKQTYSTYEERIQEFKVKAKEYAEKHSKLSWMRILLFILFLITVVYFANAQSGSAVLLVSLIFIIAFPLLVRHHNQLKTKRFHIDSLVEINEEEIARLNGKLKGMETGEKFLHLQHPYTGDLDVFGEHSLYQLINRTSTYKGKALLASWLMHPASREEVLSRQQAVQEMKEKLDWRQDFQAHGRVAKENEEDTDALLCWVEEPIALEKRSLYKLAMMIMPLITLAGIIMYFTSDISGYWPIAAIFMNGFILWSTAEKASLTHKKTFSSISALQAYRAMIQSVEEMDFQHKRLQNLKANFLHEGVQASKEISKLEYILDNFNSRGNIFYHIFNIVFLLDVYWLLRADKWKSSLRGDISHWFDSISELETLNSIAGFSFSHPEYVIPDIVDEGYVFEADGLGHCLIDAKKRVNNDFSMQDKGKVCIITGSNMSGKSTFLRTVGINIVLALMGAPVCAKKLKTSVIQVFTSMRTQDSLEESVSSFYAELKRLKQLLQMLEDPQQSLQIPVMYMLDEILKGTNSQDRHNGAASLIKQLSKLPAFGFVSTHDLELGKMEKELSSVINYSFTSTIEQDEIYFDYKIHEGVCKSFNASKLMAKMGIAIEE, encoded by the coding sequence ATGAATAAACAAACCTACTCCACATACGAAGAAAGAATACAGGAATTTAAAGTAAAAGCGAAGGAATATGCAGAAAAGCATAGTAAACTGTCCTGGATGCGCATCCTACTATTTATCCTCTTTCTGATAACTGTAGTTTACTTCGCCAATGCACAAAGTGGCTCAGCTGTATTGCTAGTTTCGCTCATTTTTATCATAGCATTTCCCTTATTGGTAAGACATCATAATCAACTGAAGACAAAAAGGTTTCATATTGATAGTCTGGTAGAGATCAACGAAGAAGAAATAGCAAGACTGAATGGAAAACTGAAAGGCATGGAGACAGGAGAGAAGTTTCTTCACCTTCAGCACCCCTATACAGGGGATTTAGATGTTTTTGGAGAACATTCATTGTATCAGCTAATCAATAGGACGAGTACCTATAAAGGCAAGGCCTTACTCGCCTCCTGGTTAATGCATCCCGCATCCAGAGAAGAAGTACTGAGCCGGCAGCAGGCAGTGCAGGAGATGAAAGAAAAGCTGGATTGGCGGCAGGATTTTCAAGCCCATGGGAGGGTAGCCAAAGAAAATGAGGAAGATACTGATGCCCTGCTTTGCTGGGTAGAAGAGCCTATTGCCTTAGAAAAAAGAAGTTTATATAAGCTGGCCATGATGATCATGCCCCTAATCACGCTGGCAGGGATTATTATGTACTTCACATCTGATATCAGCGGATACTGGCCAATCGCTGCTATTTTTATGAATGGTTTTATACTATGGTCAACCGCAGAGAAAGCCAGTCTTACCCACAAAAAGACATTTAGCAGCATCAGTGCCCTGCAAGCCTATCGGGCCATGATCCAAAGTGTGGAGGAGATGGATTTTCAACATAAACGACTGCAAAATCTCAAAGCAAACTTTCTACATGAAGGAGTGCAGGCTTCTAAAGAAATCAGCAAGCTGGAATATATACTTGATAATTTTAATTCCCGCGGGAATATCTTCTATCATATTTTCAATATCGTTTTCTTGCTGGATGTATACTGGTTACTAAGAGCTGACAAGTGGAAAAGCAGTTTAAGAGGTGATATCAGCCATTGGTTTGACAGCATTAGTGAATTAGAAACGCTCAACAGTATAGCAGGCTTCTCTTTCTCACATCCTGAATATGTAATACCAGATATTGTGGATGAAGGCTATGTGTTTGAGGCAGATGGATTGGGCCATTGTCTGATTGATGCCAAAAAAAGAGTGAATAATGATTTTAGCATGCAGGATAAAGGGAAGGTTTGCATAATTACTGGTTCTAATATGTCAGGTAAAAGTACCTTCCTGAGAACAGTAGGTATCAATATAGTATTAGCATTGATGGGCGCACCGGTTTGTGCTAAAAAACTGAAAACCTCTGTCATTCAGGTATTTACCAGCATGCGTACCCAGGACTCCCTGGAAGAAAGCGTGTCTTCTTTTTATGCCGAACTCAAACGATTGAAACAACTGCTTCAGATGTTGGAAGATCCCCAGCAAAGTCTTCAAATACCGGTCATGTACATGCTGGATGAAATTTTGAAAGGCACCAACTCTCAGGATAGACATAATGGAGCAGCTTCACTGATCAAGCAGTTGAGTAAGCTTCCAGCTTTTGGTTTTGTCTCTACCCATGATCTGGAACTGGGTAAAATGGAAAAAGAGCTAAGCAGTGTTATTAACTACAGTTTTACCAGTACCATAGAGCAGGATGAAATTTACTTTGACTATAAAATCCATGAAGGGGTGTGTAAAAGCTTCAATGCCAGCAAACTCATGGCAAAGATGGGTATCGCGATTGAGGAGTAA
- the lysA gene encoding diaminopimelate decarboxylase, with product METITDTFHNKTQLTLNTIQGVDLLDVCKEFGTPLYVYDADKIVQQINMLRDLFSRTPLQIKYAAKSLTNLSILKLVKAQGIGLDVVSIEEAQLGIRAGFAPQQISYTPNCVSFEEIQEAVELGVAINIDNLPVLEQFGRTYGNKVPCCVRINPNIMAGGNTKISVGHSYSKFGISALQVRKLVQIVDEYRIDISGVHVHTGSDILDVDVFLSSAEVVFEVAKHFSNLRFIDFGSGFKINYHQEDKSTNLKELASRLQDKFLEFCEEYGKPLEMWLEPGKILVSESGQFLVKVNVVKENPAVTFVGVDSGFNHLIRPMFYDAYQHIENISNPDGIKKKYHVVGYICETDTFGSDRELNEVRTGDILSIKNAGAYGFSMASNYNSRRRPAEVMIYQSKAHLIRQRETMDDLIKNQIIIDI from the coding sequence ATGGAAACAATTACTGATACTTTTCATAACAAAACACAGCTAACATTGAATACCATTCAAGGCGTAGATTTGCTTGATGTATGTAAAGAGTTTGGTACTCCCCTTTATGTATATGATGCTGACAAAATAGTGCAGCAAATTAACATGCTGCGCGACCTCTTTTCAAGGACACCTTTACAAATCAAATATGCAGCCAAATCGCTGACCAATCTGTCCATTCTTAAGCTGGTCAAAGCGCAAGGCATTGGTCTGGATGTAGTGTCTATAGAGGAAGCGCAACTGGGAATTAGAGCTGGCTTTGCTCCTCAGCAAATTTCCTATACACCCAACTGTGTGAGTTTTGAAGAAATACAGGAAGCCGTTGAACTGGGTGTAGCGATAAATATAGATAATCTGCCCGTACTAGAACAGTTTGGCAGAACCTATGGAAACAAGGTCCCCTGCTGCGTGCGGATTAACCCTAACATTATGGCAGGGGGTAACACTAAAATCTCCGTAGGCCATAGTTATTCTAAATTTGGAATTTCAGCACTACAGGTACGTAAGCTGGTCCAGATCGTTGATGAATACCGTATTGATATTAGTGGCGTACATGTACATACCGGTTCAGATATTTTAGATGTAGATGTGTTTTTATCTAGTGCTGAAGTAGTTTTTGAAGTCGCCAAACACTTTTCTAACCTCCGCTTTATTGATTTTGGTAGTGGCTTTAAAATAAATTATCATCAAGAGGATAAATCAACCAATCTGAAAGAACTGGCTAGTCGCCTGCAGGATAAATTCCTTGAGTTTTGTGAAGAATACGGGAAGCCTTTGGAGATGTGGCTGGAGCCTGGTAAAATTCTGGTCAGTGAGTCTGGTCAGTTTTTGGTAAAGGTAAATGTGGTAAAAGAAAATCCAGCGGTTACTTTTGTAGGTGTTGATTCAGGTTTTAATCACCTGATTCGCCCTATGTTTTATGATGCCTATCAACACATTGAGAATATTTCCAATCCTGACGGAATCAAAAAGAAGTATCATGTAGTAGGTTATATTTGTGAGACTGATACTTTTGGAAGTGATCGTGAGCTGAATGAGGTGCGGACCGGAGATATTTTGTCTATCAAAAATGCTGGCGCCTATGGTTTTAGCATGGCTTCTAATTATAATTCGCGTCGGCGCCCGGCTGAAGTGATGATCTATCAGAGCAAAGCCCATCTAATTCGTCAGCGAGAAACGATGGATGATTTAATAAAAAATCAAATTATCATAGACATATAA